From one Pontibacillus sp. HMF3514 genomic stretch:
- a CDS encoding D-alanyl-D-alanine carboxypeptidase family protein, whose product MPPEVTRHLEEVFSATGEAGVNILVTSGYRSYDRQN is encoded by the coding sequence ATGCCTCCAGAAGTAACTCGTCATTTGGAGGAGGTGTTTTCAGCAACTGGAGAAGCAGGAGTAAATATTCTAGTAACATCAGGTTATCGCTCCTATGATCGTCAGAATTAA
- a CDS encoding zinc ribbon domain-containing protein, whose translation MSEKGCVKCGSTDAGTKDVSMTGSGLAKMFDVQNNKFTVVYCKNCGYSEFYNQNASLGSNVFDFFFG comes from the coding sequence ATGAGTGAAAAAGGTTGCGTAAAATGCGGAAGCACGGATGCAGGAACGAAGGATGTATCCATGACAGGAAGCGGATTAGCTAAAATGTTCGATGTTCAAAATAACAAATTTACCGTGGTCTATTGTAAAAACTGCGGTTATTCCGAATTCTATAACCAAAATGCATCACTTGGATCCAACGTATTTGATTTCTTCTTTGGTTAA
- a CDS encoding GNAT family N-acetyltransferase — protein sequence MIIRDAKEEEIPAIREQRVEAYRDHIQSIPEEHWKALKKAISSKADQQPGVELIVSEIDESIVGSIALFPAKTDAYEGYVDTLDYPEIRVLSVSPETRGRGIATALIDECIKRTKAKGYNFIGLHTGEFMNDAISLYERYGFERLPQHDFQPANDGIIVKAFRLSI from the coding sequence ATGATTATACGCGATGCAAAAGAAGAAGAAATCCCAGCAATAAGAGAACAAAGAGTTGAAGCTTACCGAGATCATATCCAATCTATACCAGAAGAACACTGGAAAGCATTAAAGAAAGCTATTTCCTCCAAAGCAGACCAACAACCTGGTGTTGAATTAATTGTATCGGAAATCGATGAATCTATCGTGGGTAGTATAGCACTGTTTCCTGCAAAAACGGACGCTTACGAAGGGTATGTAGATACATTGGATTACCCAGAAATTCGAGTTCTTTCTGTTTCACCTGAGACAAGAGGAAGAGGGATTGCTACAGCTCTGATTGATGAATGTATTAAAAGAACGAAAGCGAAAGGGTATAACTTTATTGGTTTACACACGGGTGAATTTATGAATGATGCTATCTCTTTATATGAACGATATGGTTTTGAACGATTACCTCAACACGACTTTCAGCCAGCAAATGATGGTATTATTGTAAAAGCTTTTCGTCTTTCTATTTAG
- a CDS encoding PepSY domain-containing protein has product MKKLLTVSFACMLLAVGCSNGDDQQANTDPSVNEDQEKQENNENESKDETNQETNEQEDNQATEEKNQDEEDQNEEGNDIETSNEDENKPSLTNEQAKEAAVQAETSLKKIVNSTEGDSFKMKGYETKEDIVKELTNVMSQNLAQSLTDAFFVMRDGTLYLEPKGGPLWFEKGVDFKLKHPSDKEYVIVQEQNNEMSGNVVMHYTLKYNGENWVLDQMKSQRKKQKDVSKVTEEQAVELVRKQIGAQDESVKIEFDHMDGNRYVIHVYEVVEQENNTHTATKGWYYVDQDTGEVANMMN; this is encoded by the coding sequence ATGAAAAAGCTACTCACTGTTTCTTTTGCTTGTATGCTTCTTGCTGTTGGATGTTCCAACGGTGATGATCAGCAGGCAAATACAGATCCATCGGTTAATGAGGATCAGGAAAAACAAGAAAATAATGAGAATGAATCAAAAGATGAAACCAATCAGGAAACAAACGAACAAGAAGATAACCAAGCTACCGAAGAGAAAAATCAAGACGAAGAGGATCAAAATGAGGAAGGTAATGACATAGAAACTTCAAATGAAGATGAAAACAAACCTTCTTTAACAAATGAACAAGCCAAAGAAGCTGCTGTTCAAGCGGAAACTTCTTTAAAAAAGATTGTGAATAGTACAGAAGGAGATTCCTTCAAAATGAAGGGATATGAAACAAAAGAAGACATCGTAAAAGAGCTTACCAATGTTATGTCACAAAATCTAGCCCAATCTTTAACTGATGCCTTTTTTGTCATGCGAGACGGAACCTTGTATCTTGAACCAAAAGGTGGACCGCTTTGGTTTGAAAAAGGTGTGGACTTTAAGCTGAAACACCCTAGTGATAAAGAATATGTCATCGTTCAAGAACAAAACAATGAAATGTCTGGTAATGTCGTTATGCATTATACGTTAAAATATAATGGGGAAAACTGGGTTTTAGACCAAATGAAAAGTCAACGAAAGAAACAAAAAGACGTATCAAAAGTAACAGAAGAGCAAGCGGTAGAGTTAGTTCGTAAACAAATTGGCGCGCAGGATGAGAGTGTGAAAATCGAATTCGATCATATGGATGGAAATCGATATGTCATTCACGTATATGAAGTGGTTGAGCAAGAAAACAACACACATACAGCAACAAAAGGCTGGTATTATGTAGATCAAGATACCGGAGAAGTTGCGAATATGATGAACTAA
- a CDS encoding cell wall metabolism sensor histidine kinase WalK: protein MQQVLSNFLDNAIQYYQGEDAIWIKGEFRDQYYRISITGQGQTISESEQEKIFSRFYRTDPSRSRTTGGSGLGLAISKEIVEKHDGRIWLESDGSVHSFYFEVPLY from the coding sequence ATTCAGCAGGTATTGAGCAACTTCTTAGATAATGCGATTCAGTACTATCAAGGTGAAGATGCCATATGGATTAAAGGCGAATTTAGAGATCAATACTATCGAATATCTATTACAGGCCAAGGACAAACGATTTCAGAGTCTGAGCAAGAGAAGATTTTTTCAAGATTTTACCGAACGGACCCATCCCGCAGCCGGACTACAGGTGGTTCTGGCTTAGGCCTAGCTATTTCAAAAGAGATTGTTGAGAAGCATGATGGTCGTATATGGTTAGAATCAGACGGTTCAGTGCATTCCTTTTATTTTGAGGTTCCCTTGTATTAA
- a CDS encoding GNAT family N-acetyltransferase yields the protein MLRKLEEKDLSQLLEIIQEDEVNNLQFYEYLPYLSNEDERFGFYGKFNDNNLEGALYFSPFNTGFAIQNPLYIHDYFKDMLTETSSMYIFGRHDYIQRLGQITGRDVHVYRYGFLPIKRYNNGDIAKHVERASKEDIPELISFYEGKDIMIEVPERIEHIIEKGSIFVRRDGDKIVSAALAHSETDKYALIGAVYTEYDHQGKGYGMHCLKALVKHLHQQEKTPYLFYEEALQHLEGIYQQLSFQHETDIWMLY from the coding sequence TTGCTAAGAAAATTAGAAGAAAAAGACTTATCCCAATTACTTGAGATCATCCAAGAAGATGAAGTTAACAATCTCCAATTCTATGAATACCTTCCCTATCTATCAAATGAAGACGAACGTTTCGGCTTCTATGGAAAGTTTAATGACAACAATCTAGAGGGAGCTTTGTATTTTAGCCCATTTAATACAGGGTTCGCGATTCAAAACCCTCTATATATTCATGATTACTTTAAAGACATGCTTACAGAAACGTCATCCATGTACATATTCGGGCGACATGATTATATACAACGTCTTGGACAAATTACAGGGCGTGACGTTCATGTGTATCGATATGGATTTCTTCCAATAAAACGATATAATAACGGAGATATAGCGAAACATGTGGAAAGAGCATCAAAAGAAGATATCCCTGAGCTCATTTCTTTTTATGAGGGCAAAGACATCATGATTGAGGTTCCAGAACGTATCGAACATATAATTGAGAAAGGATCTATATTTGTTCGGAGAGATGGGGACAAGATCGTGTCAGCTGCACTTGCTCACTCAGAAACCGACAAATATGCCTTAATTGGAGCAGTTTATACCGAGTATGATCATCAAGGAAAAGGATATGGTATGCACTGCCTAAAGGCTTTGGTTAAACATTTACATCAACAAGAGAAGACTCCTTATTTATTTTATGAAGAAGCTTTGCAACATTTAGAGGGGATCTATCAACAATTGTCCTTCCAGCATGAGACTGATATTTGGATGTTATATTAA
- a CDS encoding trimeric intracellular cation channel family protein produces the protein MMIKTARKGDLIMAWDLLNIIAVAAFAFSGAIVAMSERYDIFGVFILGLATPFAGGIARNLFLQEPVVHIWDQGFLLYVAVGTILIAYFFPKSWVMLWDRWNVYTDAIGLSAFAVQGALFAVQQDYSLGPMLFCSTITGVGGGVARDVLAQRRPMVLHQEIYAVWAMLTGLFIAIGFIDASSVVQLYILFFVMIAMRVLSYHLNWHLRFRDLYRL, from the coding sequence ATGATGATAAAGACAGCTAGAAAGGGAGATCTAATAATGGCTTGGGATCTATTAAATATTATTGCCGTTGCAGCATTTGCTTTTAGTGGGGCAATTGTAGCAATGAGTGAGCGTTATGATATATTTGGTGTATTTATTTTAGGATTGGCAACCCCTTTTGCAGGTGGAATTGCACGTAACCTATTTTTACAAGAGCCTGTTGTACATATTTGGGACCAAGGCTTTTTGCTTTATGTTGCAGTTGGTACCATTTTAATCGCCTATTTCTTTCCGAAAAGTTGGGTCATGCTCTGGGATCGATGGAATGTGTACACTGATGCTATAGGTCTGTCCGCTTTTGCCGTTCAAGGTGCACTCTTTGCGGTCCAGCAGGATTACAGTTTAGGACCGATGTTGTTCTGTTCGACGATAACGGGTGTAGGGGGCGGTGTTGCTCGTGACGTCTTAGCACAACGCAGGCCGATGGTGCTGCATCAGGAAATCTATGCGGTTTGGGCTATGTTAACCGGACTTTTTATCGCAATTGGATTTATCGATGCTTCAAGCGTAGTACAATTGTATATTCTGTTCTTTGTTATGATTGCGATGAGGGTGCTCTCCTACCATTTAAATTGGCACTTAAGGTTCCGAGATCTCTATCGGTTATGA
- a CDS encoding 2'-5' RNA ligase family protein, with product MYAVVGYFGPQTEEQIQEIWKDLSEQGISDYAYRVGGNRPHITFAGYDEVDESSFITDLESYYDDKEAVDVEMNVLGTFIGSSTLFITPIMTKELLDFHCDHHEAFHSYQDNPESLYQPGKWIPHCTIANYLEGDALQQAFDYCSKQLTPLKATIQEISLIKVVREDGEVQEAVNLFSVALK from the coding sequence ATGTACGCAGTTGTAGGTTACTTTGGACCTCAAACCGAAGAGCAAATTCAAGAAATTTGGAAAGACTTGAGCGAGCAAGGCATTTCAGATTACGCCTATAGAGTAGGAGGCAATCGACCTCATATAACATTTGCGGGTTATGATGAAGTAGATGAGTCCTCGTTTATAACGGATCTTGAGTCTTATTATGATGATAAAGAAGCTGTGGATGTAGAGATGAATGTACTCGGAACATTTATAGGGTCTAGTACGTTATTTATAACTCCAATCATGACCAAAGAACTTCTAGATTTTCACTGTGATCACCACGAAGCCTTCCATTCCTATCAAGATAACCCAGAATCTCTTTACCAACCAGGGAAATGGATTCCTCATTGTACGATTGCGAATTATTTAGAAGGAGACGCTTTACAACAAGCGTTTGATTATTGTTCAAAACAATTAACCCCATTAAAAGCAACCATACAAGAAATTTCGTTGATTAAAGTGGTTAGGGAAGATGGTGAGGTACAAGAAGCAGTGAATTTGTTCTCTGTGGCATTGAAATAG
- a CDS encoding RDD family protein, translating to MSYEEVERPAGFWIRFGASLLDGIIILAILGTISLILFGDFDYTKSVSLSLVEFLYMLLLPVFWYGYVLGKKICGIRIIKMDGSNVGIVAMLLRLVVAGIIYALTLGIALIVSAFMVGLREDKRAIHDFIAGTYVTHMPPEA from the coding sequence ATGAGTTATGAAGAAGTAGAAAGACCAGCCGGATTTTGGATTCGTTTCGGAGCTAGTCTTTTGGATGGCATTATTATATTGGCTATCCTTGGCACGATTAGCCTTATATTATTCGGTGATTTTGATTATACGAAGTCCGTATCCTTAAGTTTAGTTGAATTCTTGTATATGTTGTTACTTCCTGTATTCTGGTATGGGTATGTTCTCGGAAAAAAAATCTGTGGCATCCGTATAATAAAAATGGATGGAAGTAATGTAGGAATAGTGGCAATGCTATTACGTCTAGTCGTTGCAGGAATTATTTATGCCTTAACATTGGGCATTGCACTTATCGTAAGTGCATTTATGGTAGGATTACGTGAAGATAAACGCGCAATTCATGATTTCATTGCAGGCACCTATGTAACACATATGCCACCAGAAGCTTAA
- a CDS encoding DUF6366 family protein, whose amino-acid sequence MQKNNENPEDTRERMRQEELKKNPGGNLNDGFNRDDHMNLVDLVGGLGWKKARLLMLVIILAFFILLIIV is encoded by the coding sequence TTGCAAAAAAATAACGAAAATCCAGAAGATACAAGAGAGCGGATGAGACAGGAAGAATTAAAGAAAAATCCTGGTGGAAATTTGAATGACGGTTTTAATAGGGATGACCACATGAATCTAGTGGATTTGGTTGGCGGTTTAGGTTGGAAAAAAGCAAGATTACTCATGTTGGTTATCATTTTGGCTTTTTTTATTTTACTTATAATTGTTTAA
- a CDS encoding YeeE/YedE family protein — MQTATNTNKNFTTVISPLNPVQKPLVFLGVIASVILFALTVAVASWTQGLLFIIGIGFGLTLLHARFGFTSAFRRLTSVGNVQGLQAHMLMLAVTTILFGIILATGFSFTGNSPSGYVFPVGISVVFGSFLFGIGMQLGNGCASGTLYNVGGGKASLFVTLIGFIVGSTIGALHLPWWTSDAMPSLGAISLATSTGFGYVGGVVLQLIIFAGIYGITVQIAKKKNPPKMKPLATTSGWKKLVRGSWPLLVAAVVLAVLNGITLAVRGNPWGITSAFALWGSKALMAVGVDVSSWGYWAGRTQQLTDSVLLDSTSVMNFGIILGSFIAATAQGSFKPKSFKPGVAMASIIGGILMGYGARLAFGCNIGAYFGGIASMSLHGWVWMIMALAGTYLALFLRPLFGLKNPDPKDTIC; from the coding sequence ATGCAAACTGCAACGAATACAAATAAAAACTTTACTACTGTCATTTCGCCTTTAAATCCGGTCCAAAAACCGCTGGTATTCTTAGGTGTAATAGCTTCCGTTATTCTTTTTGCACTAACAGTTGCTGTAGCTTCCTGGACGCAAGGTTTATTGTTTATCATCGGAATCGGATTTGGCTTAACATTATTACACGCACGTTTTGGATTCACATCAGCTTTCCGGCGCTTAACTTCAGTCGGAAATGTGCAAGGATTGCAAGCACATATGCTGATGCTTGCTGTTACAACAATATTATTTGGCATCATTCTTGCTACAGGTTTTAGCTTTACAGGAAACTCTCCATCTGGGTATGTCTTCCCAGTAGGGATCAGTGTTGTTTTCGGTTCCTTCCTTTTTGGAATCGGAATGCAGCTTGGTAACGGTTGTGCTTCTGGTACGTTATACAATGTGGGTGGAGGAAAAGCGTCCCTTTTCGTCACGTTGATTGGATTTATTGTTGGCTCTACCATTGGTGCCCTTCACTTACCTTGGTGGACAAGTGACGCAATGCCTAGTCTAGGAGCCATTTCACTTGCTACATCAACTGGCTTTGGCTATGTAGGTGGTGTAGTGCTTCAACTCATTATTTTCGCAGGGATCTACGGCATTACAGTACAGATTGCAAAAAAGAAAAATCCACCTAAAATGAAGCCTCTAGCAACAACATCTGGTTGGAAAAAGCTTGTTCGTGGTTCATGGCCACTACTCGTTGCGGCTGTCGTATTAGCTGTACTGAACGGAATTACACTTGCAGTTCGAGGTAATCCATGGGGCATTACGTCAGCATTTGCGCTATGGGGATCTAAAGCGTTAATGGCTGTAGGGGTAGATGTAAGTAGTTGGGGTTACTGGGCTGGCCGCACACAACAGCTAACAGATTCCGTACTACTTGATTCTACTAGTGTGATGAACTTTGGTATTATTTTAGGTTCCTTTATCGCTGCTACAGCACAAGGTTCATTTAAGCCAAAATCATTCAAGCCAGGCGTCGCTATGGCATCGATAATTGGTGGTATCCTCATGGGATATGGTGCACGCCTAGCATTTGGTTGTAATATCGGTGCTTACTTCGGCGGCATCGCATCTATGAGTCTACACGGTTGGGTATGGATGATCATGGCTCTAGCTGGAACGTATCTAGCCTTATTCCTACGTCCACTATTTGGACTGAAAAATCCAGATCCTAAAGATACCATTTGTTAA
- a CDS encoding pyridoxamine 5'-phosphate oxidase family protein produces the protein MDTNDIKNKVEEVLDRHKVGTLATVQNGIPHSRYMTFHHENLVLYTATDKETHKAEDLRKNPNVHILIGYDGKGFEDPYVEIEGKAIISDSKDLKHTLWNDYMKHWFNGPEDPNYVVLEIHANQYRLMNVKGEKSPLILTPKNS, from the coding sequence ATGGATACAAATGACATCAAGAATAAAGTAGAAGAAGTTTTAGATCGGCACAAGGTAGGCACACTTGCAACTGTTCAAAATGGTATTCCTCACTCTCGCTACATGACGTTTCACCATGAAAATTTAGTCCTATATACAGCTACTGATAAAGAGACCCATAAAGCAGAAGACCTACGTAAAAATCCAAATGTGCATATTTTAATCGGTTATGACGGAAAAGGGTTTGAGGATCCTTATGTTGAAATCGAAGGGAAAGCGATTATAAGTGATTCAAAAGATCTAAAGCATACATTATGGAATGATTACATGAAACATTGGTTTAATGGTCCAGAAGATCCAAATTATGTCGTCCTTGAAATTCATGCAAACCAGTACCGTTTGATGAATGTTAAAGGAGAAAAAAGCCCACTAATTTTGACGCCGAAAAATTCATAA
- a CDS encoding YihY/virulence factor BrkB family protein, whose protein sequence is MISTIKNFIHEFQKDNVPLLAAAQAFYYLLSIVPLLILLLSILPYLNIDPEQALSFIKSMIPSETADAFKENIIQVVQNPKGGLLTVGILGTIWSASSGMNAFITATNLAFNIQEERSFIKVRLLSIALTFGMIFAIVIALILPVFGDVIIQYLQSILNLPEQTVILFQILRWIISIVVMAFVLMLLYHFAPNTKNPFKVALPGALIATLLWQVISLAFSFYISNFANYSATYGSLGGVIILMLWFFLTGLILMVGAEINYLYLQKGKKKVDS, encoded by the coding sequence ATGATATCAACGATCAAAAACTTCATTCATGAATTTCAAAAAGACAATGTACCATTATTAGCTGCAGCTCAAGCTTTTTATTACTTACTCTCTATAGTGCCGTTGTTAATCCTTTTGCTCTCGATTTTACCTTACTTAAATATTGATCCAGAACAAGCATTATCTTTTATAAAATCAATGATCCCGAGTGAAACGGCAGATGCATTTAAAGAAAACATTATTCAAGTCGTTCAAAACCCTAAAGGTGGCTTACTAACAGTAGGTATTCTGGGTACAATTTGGTCAGCATCAAGCGGTATGAATGCATTTATCACAGCTACAAATCTTGCGTTCAACATTCAAGAAGAACGATCTTTTATAAAAGTCCGTCTCCTTTCCATTGCCTTAACTTTTGGTATGATTTTTGCGATTGTTATCGCATTAATTCTTCCAGTATTCGGAGACGTCATCATTCAATATTTACAATCTATCTTAAACTTACCTGAACAGACAGTAATCCTATTCCAAATTTTACGTTGGATCATCAGTATTGTTGTAATGGCATTTGTACTCATGTTGCTATATCACTTTGCACCAAACACTAAAAATCCATTTAAAGTCGCTTTACCTGGTGCATTAATTGCAACATTATTATGGCAGGTTATTTCATTAGCATTTTCTTTCTACATTAGTAATTTCGCAAACTACTCTGCCACCTATGGAAGCCTAGGAGGCGTCATTATTTTAATGCTTTGGTTCTTTTTAACAGGATTAATTCTTATGGTTGGAGCAGAAATCAATTATCTATATTTGCAAAAAGGAAAGAAGAAGGTAGATTCCTAA
- a CDS encoding DUF2202 domain-containing protein: MQWLLSRKIRLIFIGIMLLSFIMSSVISAQTEVPEDYGAKGALQEDDITLEKALTYAIQDEYLAQARYEAVIEKFGPTFPFTNIKVAEQRHIDALVRLFQKYDIDIPKNFAKQYTPTPTTLKQAFEAGVEGEIDNIAMYEKLAEADIPDDAKRVFTNLRDGSKNHLAAFKSGLESAS; this comes from the coding sequence ATGCAATGGCTTCTTTCACGTAAAATACGTTTGATTTTTATTGGTATTATGCTGCTCTCGTTTATCATGTCTTCTGTCATCTCAGCTCAGACAGAAGTTCCAGAAGACTATGGTGCAAAAGGAGCTTTACAAGAAGATGATATAACATTGGAAAAAGCTCTAACCTATGCGATTCAAGACGAATATTTAGCCCAAGCACGTTATGAAGCTGTGATCGAAAAGTTCGGACCTACCTTTCCATTTACGAATATAAAAGTAGCCGAACAACGTCACATTGATGCACTCGTTCGGTTGTTTCAAAAGTACGACATTGATATTCCTAAAAACTTCGCCAAACAATATACACCAACACCAACAACTTTAAAACAAGCGTTTGAAGCCGGTGTAGAAGGCGAAATCGACAATATCGCCATGTATGAAAAACTGGCAGAAGCAGATATACCTGATGATGCCAAGCGTGTCTTTACCAATTTAAGAGATGGCTCCAAAAATCATCTTGCTGCTTTTAAGAGTGGGTTAGAATCTGCTTCTTGA
- a CDS encoding oxidoreductase: MERKIAIITGASSGFGFLSAISLAKQGYTVYATMRNLEKAVMYEEDHIPIEIRDLIHIHQLDVTDESSVQELKDLVSSIGRADVLVNNAGFAGGGFCEEITIQEYRTQFETNVFGVMAVTQAVLPVMREQGFGKIINMSSISGRVGFPGVSPYVSSKFALEGYSESLRLEMKPYGVQVALIEPGSFKTNIWSSGKQVSEKSQQPSSPYASYMERINKHLDESKDDMGDPQDVADLIVLLAQQNELKKLRYPVGKGVGFMLKLKKWLPWNKWEREILKRL, translated from the coding sequence ATGGAGAGAAAAATTGCAATTATAACTGGCGCCTCAAGCGGTTTCGGTTTTCTTTCGGCAATTTCACTAGCAAAACAAGGGTACACGGTTTATGCCACAATGCGTAATCTCGAAAAAGCAGTGATGTATGAAGAAGATCATATCCCAATCGAAATAAGAGACCTAATTCATATACACCAATTAGATGTGACGGATGAAAGCTCCGTTCAAGAATTGAAGGATTTAGTCTCTTCCATTGGTAGGGCGGATGTTTTGGTTAATAATGCAGGGTTTGCTGGGGGAGGTTTTTGTGAAGAGATTACGATTCAGGAATACCGAACTCAGTTTGAAACTAATGTTTTTGGCGTTATGGCTGTAACCCAAGCAGTTCTTCCAGTAATGAGGGAGCAAGGCTTTGGAAAAATCATAAACATGAGTAGTATAAGTGGCCGTGTCGGTTTTCCAGGGGTGTCGCCATATGTCTCGTCCAAATTTGCACTGGAAGGATATAGCGAAAGTCTTCGCTTGGAAATGAAACCTTACGGCGTTCAAGTCGCGTTAATCGAGCCTGGTTCATTTAAAACGAATATATGGTCCTCTGGAAAACAAGTATCGGAGAAATCTCAACAACCTTCTTCACCATATGCTTCTTATATGGAACGAATCAATAAGCATTTAGATGAAAGCAAGGATGATATGGGAGACCCTCAAGACGTTGCAGACTTAATCGTTCTCCTGGCCCAACAAAATGAATTAAAGAAGCTACGGTACCCAGTAGGAAAAGGGGTAGGGTTTATGTTGAAACTGAAAAAGTGGTTGCCATGGAATAAGTGGGAACGTGAGATTTTGAAGCGGTTGTAA
- a CDS encoding secondary thiamine-phosphate synthase enzyme YjbQ: protein MMEIFNVRTKQHDEMVDITQELEDWIRQQNVQEGALIVQSLHTTAGITVNENADPDVKSDMLMRLDEVYPWDHPKDKHGEGNTASHLKTSTVGSSETILIHERKLVLGTWQGVYFCEFDGPRQRKYAARIISQ from the coding sequence ATGATGGAAATATTTAATGTACGAACAAAACAACACGATGAAATGGTGGATATTACACAGGAGCTAGAAGATTGGATTCGCCAGCAAAATGTCCAAGAAGGGGCACTTATTGTGCAATCCCTACATACAACGGCTGGGATAACGGTTAATGAAAATGCTGATCCTGATGTGAAGTCCGATATGCTTATGCGCCTTGATGAAGTGTACCCTTGGGACCATCCAAAAGATAAGCATGGTGAAGGGAATACTGCTTCTCATCTGAAAACAAGCACAGTTGGATCCAGTGAGACCATTCTCATTCATGAAAGAAAGCTTGTACTTGGAACATGGCAAGGCGTATATTTTTGTGAATTTGATGGACCACGTCAGAGGAAATATGCAGCTCGAATTATAAGTCAATAA
- a CDS encoding acyl-CoA desaturase → MKELHSFSWYAKHVKKHLPKDAFKPVPARLFGGLAYLLITVASFLLIGLLNFHPLINLLFSVVIGFSFAGLGFLGHEILHGTVVRKPWLRDILGAIAFFPLTTGPKLWRKWHNMEHHVHTQHEENDPDAWPTLEKISKMKAFRWVYRLPFSVRAFFSFASLTVQFTAHSMKMFTMYIKEFKPKTQPKVWLQIALPWATWISLIFVMGLEKWVFAFLIPLLIANFIVMAYISTNHRLNPLVPVNDPLANSLTVTVPKWVDVIHFNFSYHTEHHLFPGMSPKYYPLVKKHIKEMWPERYHEMPMGKALKALWNTPRVYFENYELVDPNQGAMYGSLGYGLDPDNVKSKTVSTTPKNTKAQE, encoded by the coding sequence ATGAAAGAACTTCACTCCTTTAGTTGGTATGCGAAACATGTCAAAAAACATCTACCTAAAGACGCATTTAAACCTGTACCCGCTCGTCTTTTCGGTGGACTAGCCTACCTGCTTATTACCGTCGCATCTTTTCTATTGATTGGATTACTGAATTTCCATCCTTTAATTAACCTGCTATTCTCCGTAGTAATTGGATTTAGCTTTGCAGGATTGGGATTTCTAGGACACGAAATCTTACACGGAACTGTTGTACGAAAGCCTTGGCTTAGAGATATACTTGGCGCCATCGCCTTTTTCCCTTTAACAACAGGTCCAAAGCTTTGGAGAAAGTGGCATAACATGGAGCACCATGTTCATACGCAGCATGAAGAAAATGACCCAGATGCATGGCCAACCTTAGAAAAAATCTCTAAAATGAAAGCTTTCCGTTGGGTTTACCGCTTACCATTTTCAGTTCGTGCCTTTTTCAGCTTTGCATCATTAACGGTTCAGTTCACAGCACACTCCATGAAAATGTTTACGATGTATATTAAAGAATTCAAACCTAAAACCCAACCAAAAGTGTGGCTTCAAATTGCTTTGCCTTGGGCAACATGGATAAGCCTCATTTTCGTTATGGGTCTAGAAAAATGGGTATTTGCTTTCTTGATTCCATTACTCATTGCAAACTTTATTGTCATGGCATATATTTCTACGAATCACCGACTGAACCCACTTGTACCTGTTAACGATCCGCTAGCCAATAGCTTAACCGTTACAGTTCCAAAATGGGTTGACGTGATTCACTTTAACTTCTCATACCATACAGAGCACCACCTATTCCCAGGTATGAGTCCGAAATACTATCCATTAGTTAAGAAACACATTAAAGAAATGTGGCCAGAACGATACCATGAGATGCCTATGGGCAAAGCCTTAAAAGCCTTATGGAACACACCTCGTGTTTACTTTGAAAATTACGAGCTCGTGGATCCAAACCAAGGTGCAATGTACGGTTCACTCGGATACGGATTGGATCCAGATAACGTAAAATCTAAAACAGTAAGCACAACACCTAAAAACACCAAAGCACAAGAATAA